Proteins encoded by one window of Emticicia oligotrophica DSM 17448:
- a CDS encoding peptide MFS transporter, with protein sequence MQEKNFFGHPMGLMVLFLTEMWERFSYYGMRAILFLYLTKGVQEGALGLPEKTGGAIMGLYMASVYLLTLPGGWIADNILGQKKAIWYGAICIMCGHLILAIPGSNEIFFLGLATVAIGTGLLKANISSIVGELYPEGGAKRDAGFSIFYLGINLGAFLGMFIVGYLGEKVGWHYGFGAAAFAMLFGVINFRVNGKYLKEVGNPPLQKSSLTYLYVVIAALLLVGVLLVSGILDSISLAQYMKYIIVTITILYFAYIGFLDSSLTVVEKKRVGVLFILFIGISIFWSGFEQASTTLTIFADRHTDRNFLGMQLPASWLQNANSMFILIFSAPMGFLWVYLNSKNLNPAVPVKFGLGLLQMGLGFFVMYLAAKRVLDGSMAGLGWLGITYMFHTLGELCISPVGLSSYTKLAPKKYYSQLMGLWFVGAALGNLIAGLFAGNFDESNVAAMPDLFHQVFLIGAVSGLVMIVLYKPIKNWMGGVK encoded by the coding sequence ATGCAAGAAAAGAATTTTTTTGGCCATCCAATGGGCTTGATGGTATTGTTTCTCACCGAAATGTGGGAGCGTTTTTCCTACTATGGAATGCGTGCCATCTTATTTTTATACCTAACTAAAGGCGTTCAAGAAGGAGCTTTGGGGCTCCCCGAAAAAACTGGTGGAGCAATTATGGGCCTCTACATGGCTTCTGTATATCTTCTTACATTACCCGGTGGATGGATTGCTGATAATATCTTAGGACAAAAGAAAGCAATTTGGTATGGTGCCATTTGTATTATGTGTGGACACTTAATTTTAGCCATTCCAGGTTCAAACGAAATATTTTTCTTGGGCTTAGCCACCGTTGCTATTGGAACTGGCTTATTAAAAGCCAATATAAGTTCAATTGTTGGCGAATTGTATCCAGAAGGCGGAGCCAAAAGAGATGCTGGTTTTTCTATATTCTATTTAGGTATTAACCTCGGAGCATTTTTAGGGATGTTTATCGTAGGTTATCTAGGTGAAAAAGTTGGTTGGCACTATGGTTTTGGAGCTGCCGCTTTTGCCATGCTTTTTGGAGTTATAAATTTTAGAGTAAATGGAAAATATCTTAAAGAAGTGGGGAATCCTCCATTACAAAAATCATCGCTAACCTATTTATATGTAGTGATTGCAGCACTTTTATTAGTTGGAGTATTATTAGTATCAGGCATTTTAGATAGTATTTCTTTAGCACAATACATGAAATACATCATCGTTACGATTACCATTCTTTACTTTGCTTATATTGGTTTTTTAGATTCCTCTCTTACCGTTGTTGAAAAGAAAAGAGTGGGGGTACTTTTTATTTTATTTATTGGCATTTCAATTTTTTGGTCAGGATTTGAGCAAGCCTCTACTACCCTAACTATTTTTGCCGACCGCCACACCGACCGTAATTTCTTAGGAATGCAACTTCCTGCTTCATGGCTTCAAAATGCTAATTCAATGTTTATCCTGATTTTCTCAGCACCAATGGGTTTCTTATGGGTATATTTGAATAGTAAAAACTTGAATCCTGCTGTACCCGTTAAATTTGGTTTAGGACTCTTACAAATGGGTTTAGGCTTTTTTGTCATGTATTTAGCGGCCAAAAGAGTATTAGACGGCTCTATGGCTGGTCTTGGTTGGCTAGGCATTACTTATATGTTCCACACCCTTGGTGAATTATGTATAAGTCCAGTGGGTTTAAGTTCTTATACTAAGTTAGCTCCTAAAAAATATTACAGCCAGTTAATGGGGTTATGGTTTGTTGGTGCCGCACTAGGTAATTTAATTGCAGGTTTATTTGCAGGTAATTTTGATGAAAGCAACGTAGCAGCCATGCCAGATTTATTTCATCAAGTATTCTTAATCGGAGCAGTTTCGGGCTTGGTAATGATTGTATTATACAAACCAATTAAAAATTGGATGGGTGGTGTGAAATAA
- a CDS encoding acyl-CoA desaturase, with the protein MIILGFFVLHWYFSILMQTFFLHRYASHQMFTMSKSWEKVFYILTFIAQGSSFLSPRAYGIMHRLHHAHADTEEDPHSPSYSKGILDMMWKTRLIYNRILHNQDSVEAKFKKGVPNWKFMEWLGDLWICRLAWGVLYTLFYIKFATAWWMFLLLPIHYLMGPIHGVIINWYAHRYGYVNFEVDDTAKNLLPLDLLMMGESYHNNHHKYGGRANFGFKWHEFDPTYPLIKILDALHIIKLKINNDLKYM; encoded by the coding sequence ATGATTATTTTAGGTTTTTTTGTATTGCACTGGTATTTCTCAATATTAATGCAAACCTTCTTTCTTCATCGCTATGCTTCGCATCAAATGTTTACGATGAGCAAATCGTGGGAGAAAGTATTTTACATACTTACGTTTATTGCCCAAGGCTCTTCTTTTTTAAGTCCGAGAGCCTACGGTATCATGCATCGATTGCATCATGCACACGCAGACACTGAAGAAGACCCACATTCACCAAGTTATTCAAAGGGAATCCTTGATATGATGTGGAAAACTAGATTGATTTATAATAGAATTTTGCATAACCAAGATTCAGTAGAGGCAAAATTTAAAAAGGGTGTCCCGAATTGGAAATTTATGGAATGGCTTGGAGACTTATGGATTTGCCGACTCGCTTGGGGAGTATTATACACGCTCTTTTACATAAAATTTGCAACCGCTTGGTGGATGTTCCTACTATTGCCGATTCATTATTTAATGGGACCTATTCATGGTGTAATTATCAACTGGTATGCCCACCGATATGGTTATGTAAATTTTGAGGTTGATGATACTGCCAAAAACCTTCTACCACTCGATTTATTAATGATGGGAGAATCATATCATAATAACCACCATAAATATGGCGGAAGAGCAAATTTTGGATTCAAATGGCATGAGTTCGACCCAACGTATCCATTAATTAAGATTTTAGATGCTCTTCATATTATTAAGTTAAAAATCAACAATGATTTAAAATACATGTAA
- the fbp gene encoding class 1 fructose-bisphosphatase, with amino-acid sequence MTKQETLAMPVGVTLDRFIKRQQSAMPFASGELSQLLRDIALAGKIINREINRAGLVDITGAFGSQNVQGEEQQKLDVVADIRFLRALKNGGEVCAIITEESDEIIYTDNDEGKYVVAIDPLDGSSNIDVNVSIGTIFSIYRRTSPIGTRATLEDFMQGGRNQVAAGYILYGSSTILVYTTGQGVNAFTYENSLGEFFLSHKDIVSPENGAIYSVNEGNYNDFVSGARAYIVNCRMKEYSGRYIGSLVGDFHRNLLKGGIYLYPASKKYPKGKLRLLYECYPLAFLAEQAGATSTDGYQNVLDIEPNSLHQRSPFYVGAKEMVNELLLHF; translated from the coding sequence ATGACTAAACAAGAAACACTTGCAATGCCTGTTGGCGTAACCTTAGACCGCTTCATTAAGCGTCAGCAGAGTGCTATGCCATTTGCCTCGGGAGAATTATCTCAGTTATTGAGAGATATTGCCCTTGCAGGAAAAATTATCAATCGTGAAATAAACCGTGCAGGTTTAGTTGATATAACAGGAGCTTTTGGAAGCCAAAATGTACAGGGAGAAGAGCAACAAAAACTTGATGTAGTAGCTGATATCCGCTTTTTAAGAGCATTGAAGAATGGGGGTGAAGTGTGTGCAATAATTACTGAAGAATCAGATGAAATTATTTATACCGACAACGATGAAGGGAAATATGTTGTAGCCATTGACCCACTCGATGGTTCGTCGAATATTGATGTGAATGTTTCTATTGGAACTATTTTTTCAATTTATCGACGTACAAGTCCAATCGGTACTCGGGCTACATTGGAAGACTTTATGCAAGGAGGCAGAAACCAAGTAGCGGCAGGTTATATTCTTTATGGCTCTTCAACTATTTTGGTTTATACAACCGGACAAGGCGTAAATGCTTTTACTTATGAAAATTCTTTAGGCGAGTTTTTCCTTTCGCACAAAGACATTGTAAGTCCAGAAAATGGAGCTATTTACTCCGTAAATGAAGGTAATTATAATGATTTTGTGAGTGGTGCAAGAGCATATATTGTGAATTGCAGAATGAAAGAATATTCGGGTAGATATATTGGTTCATTAGTTGGTGATTTTCACAGGAATTTATTGAAGGGGGGCATTTATTTATATCCAGCATCAAAAAAGTATCCAAAAGGTAAGCTTAGATTGCTATATGAGTGTTATCCATTGGCATTTTTAGCCGAACAAGCAGGTGCTACATCGACCGATGGTTATCAGAATGTGTTAGATATAGAACCTAATTCTTTACACCAAAGAAGTCCATTTTATGTGGGTGCTAAAGAAATGGTTAATGAGTTATTACTTCATTTTTAA